Proteins found in one Limanda limanda chromosome 18, fLimLim1.1, whole genome shotgun sequence genomic segment:
- the LOC133024843 gene encoding serine/threonine-protein phosphatase PP1-beta catalytic subunit-like, whose amino-acid sequence MAEGELNVDGLITRLQEVEASLPGRIVQMTEAEVRGLCILSREIFLRQPILLEIEAPIKICGNIHGHYSGLLRLFERGGFPPEANYLFLGDYVDRGRQSLETICLLLAYKIKYPENVFLLRGSHECASINRIEGFYDECERRFNIGIWETFTDCFNCLPIVAIISEKIFCCHGGLSPDLQNMEQIRLIMRPTVVPDTGLLCDLLWSDPDMEGQGWGRNNRGVSFTFGADVVDEFLIRHDMDLICRSHELLGLRHTPLLCVERPEIPEELRRRRRGCRAGVKRRERKRRFKPCLPSVIMGNVRSLPNNMEELTALTRLQREYRECSLMCFTETWLTELSPDSHVNLDGFQLVRADRKATECGKKKGGGIAVLVNDRWCHPAHTSVKEMLCTRDLELLALQIGSTQLSRIFKASTPKPSSSSPRTVKEWSEETSARLRDCFETTDWEALCSPHGTDIDSMTHCITDYINFCEENTVPSKLRLVMS is encoded by the exons ATGGCAGAAGGCGAGTTGAACGTAGACGGCCTCATCACCCGGCTACAAGAAG tagaagcca GTCTTCCAGGGAGGATCGTCCAGATGACGGAGGCTGAGGTGCGGGGGCTCTGCATCCTGTCCAGAGAGATCTTCCTCAGGCAGCCCATCCTGCTAGAAATTGAGGCTCCGATCAAAATCTGTG GTAATATCCATGGACATTACTCGGGCTTGCTGAGGCTATTCGAGAGAGGCGGTTTCCCTCCCGAGGCCAACTACCTGTTCCTGGGGGACTATGTGGACCGGGGGAGACAGTCCCTGGAGACCATCTGCCTGCTGCTGGCCTACAAGATCAAATACCCAGAAAACGTCTTCCTGCTCAGGGGGAGCCACGAGTGTGCTTCCATCAATCGCATCGAAGGCTTTTATGATGAGT GCGAACGCAGGTTCAACATAGGGATCTGGGAGACGTTCACAGACTGTTTTAATTGCCTGCCCATTGTTGCCATTATCAGTGAGAAGATCTTCTGCTGCCATGGAG GTCTCTCTCCTGATCTGCAGAATATGGAACAGATTCGACTCATTATGAGACCGACTGTCGTCCCTGACACAG GCTTGCTGTGCGACCTGCTGTGGTCGGACCCAGACATGGAGGGGCAGGGATGGGGGAGGAACAATCGGGGAGTTTCCTTCACCTTCGGGGCAGACGTGGTCGACGAGTTCCTCATCCGCCACGACATGGATCTCATCTGCCGATCACATGAG CTGTTGGGCCTGCGCCACACACCCCTTCTCTGCGTGGAGCGGCCGGAGATCCCCGAGGAgttacggaggaggagaagaggatgcagaGCGGGAGTGAAGCGCAGGGAGCGGAAAAGACGGTTTAAACCATGTTTACCGTCTGTCATCATGGGGAATGTAAGATCTCTCCCAAACAACATGGAAGAGTTGACGGCGCTGACCCGACTGCAGAGGGAATACAGGGAATGCAGCCTcatgtgcttcacagagacgTGGCTGACTGAACTTTCTCCGGACTCACACGTAAATCTGGACGGCTTCCAACTCGTACGAGCGGACCGAAAAGCAACGGAGTGCGGtaagaagaaaggaggtggGATCGCTGTGTTGGTTAACGATAGATGGTGCCACCCGGCACACACCAGCGTGAAGGAGATGCTCTGCACCAGAGATTTGGAGCTGTTAGCG CTTCAGATCGGATCCACACAGTTATCTCGCATCTTCAAAGCCAGCACCCCcaagccctcctcctcatctccg AGGACTGTTAAGGAGTGGTCCGAGGAGACCAGTGCCAGGCTCAGAGACTGCTTCGAGACTACAGACTGGGAGGCACTCTGCAGCCCCCATGGCACTGACATTGACAGCATGACCCACTGCATTACGGATTATATTAACTTCTGCGAGGAGAACACTGTGCCCTCCAAGCTG CGATTGGTCATGAGTTGA